The following coding sequences lie in one Sedimentibacter sp. MB35-C1 genomic window:
- the efp gene encoding elongation factor P: MITASDFKKGITISWNNGLWQIVDFQHVKPGKGAAFVRTKLKNIITGAIREETFNPTEKFPLARIETKDMQYLYNDGELYYFMDPESFEQIPLNHDQVAEAVIYIKENDFAQMRFYEGKPFEVTAPNFVELEVKETEPGFKGDTATGANKPAIVETGAKINVPLFVEIGDKIKIDTRTGEYLSRV, encoded by the coding sequence ATGATTACAGCAAGTGATTTTAAAAAGGGTATTACTATATCTTGGAATAATGGGTTGTGGCAAATAGTAGACTTTCAGCATGTTAAACCTGGTAAAGGCGCAGCTTTTGTCAGAACTAAATTAAAAAATATTATAACAGGAGCTATAAGAGAAGAAACATTCAACCCAACTGAAAAATTCCCGCTAGCACGTATAGAAACAAAGGATATGCAATATTTGTACAATGACGGAGAATTATATTATTTTATGGACCCTGAATCATTTGAACAAATCCCATTAAATCATGATCAGGTTGCGGAAGCTGTTATATATATCAAAGAGAATGATTTTGCCCAGATGAGGTTCTATGAAGGCAAGCCATTTGAAGTAACAGCACCAAACTTTGTTGAGCTTGAAGTAAAGGAAACAGAACCTGGCTTCAAGGGAGATACAGCTACCGGTGCCAACAAACCTGCTATAGTCGAAACAGGGGCAAAAATAAACGTACCTCTGTTTGTTGAGATAGGTGATAAAATCAAGATTGACACCAGAACAGGTGAATATCTATCAAGAGTTTAA
- a CDS encoding prepilin-type N-terminal cleavage/methylation domain-containing protein, with product MRKCLLKACGFTLAEVIISIAVLGMVIAPIMTLFVMSARLNIESSREYKSFLAAQKYMEEIKAMDEIELSGYIYDSDDGCYKRIVAQSGEDYGAVIIIEPERDFLYSIEVYITYEGEVVNSLIGSKLIYY from the coding sequence ATGAGAAAGTGTTTATTAAAAGCTTGTGGATTTACGTTAGCTGAGGTCATTATATCTATTGCTGTGCTTGGTATGGTGATAGCGCCTATAATGACATTGTTTGTGATGTCAGCAAGATTGAACATAGAAAGCAGCAGGGAATATAAATCATTTTTGGCGGCTCAAAAATATATGGAAGAGATAAAAGCAATGGATGAAATTGAACTTTCGGGATATATATATGATTCTGACGATGGTTGTTATAAACGGATTGTAGCTCAATCTGGCGAAGACTACGGTGCTGTTATAATAATTGAACCAGAAAGAGATTTTTTATATTCAATAGAGGTCTATATAACTTATGAGGGAGAAGTCGTAAATTCATTAATAGGGAGCAAGCTTATTTATTATTGA
- the pilM gene encoding pilus assembly protein PilM has translation MIRIGKIERIIMCLFLSLEIYDEGIKIVEALRKSDSVTVMKCDELTGTDIIENGRIVDVNAVAVLIKNMIAKNGINTRRAVFTVNSASVISRRIKLPMLDKKREILSMIRNELEQLMPVDLNQYKIIYDITDIVNDNDVKYAFYVIYCLPCDIYKDCKELAKILKLKLASIDVSFNCLNKISKYEAEINSHAIKNDSIYAFLEINNNHISFCVLKNGVTEFSRISLLNEDMVIIEKAAEECAPYNTTKFIGLTPFVDKLMDELNRYIRYYYSMYSANVINKIFIYGDIPHRNIGVFLASNLGIETEIIEHIPCIKLNAKLDTPYIVEKYFICLLSLLNNKTNMWLSYDSSSDFRPNYKFFAAAISAASLAAILAAITWKNYNAMLETNIQGMKLYIYDEEKAEINTGIEDLKKEIGLREAYIEKVSKLKGVIRNENTVNSIIISEFFESVPNNTRLVSMSVNRNSTQISCVSKTIGEVTLFIQNLRQLDFIEDIYFSGIDVKNEEGSYSFSVMCRLKDLDKNEK, from the coding sequence ATGATCCGAATAGGAAAAATTGAAAGGATTATTATGTGTTTGTTTTTATCGTTGGAAATTTATGATGAAGGTATTAAGATTGTTGAAGCATTAAGAAAAAGCGATTCGGTGACCGTAATGAAGTGTGATGAGTTGACGGGTACAGATATAATTGAGAACGGAAGAATTGTTGATGTAAATGCTGTGGCAGTATTGATAAAAAACATGATTGCAAAGAATGGTATCAACACAAGAAGAGCTGTATTTACAGTTAACTCTGCCAGCGTGATAAGCAGAAGAATAAAGCTCCCTATGCTTGATAAAAAGCGGGAGATATTGTCAATGATAAGAAACGAGCTAGAACAGCTTATGCCGGTTGATTTAAACCAATATAAAATAATATATGATATTACTGATATAGTTAATGATAATGACGTAAAATATGCTTTTTACGTCATTTATTGTCTCCCATGTGATATTTATAAAGACTGCAAAGAATTGGCAAAAATATTGAAGTTAAAGCTTGCATCAATAGATGTATCTTTTAACTGCCTGAACAAAATAAGTAAGTACGAAGCTGAAATTAATTCACATGCTATTAAAAACGACTCTATATATGCTTTTTTAGAAATAAATAATAACCATATTTCATTTTGTGTTTTAAAAAATGGTGTAACCGAGTTTTCAAGGATTTCTTTGTTGAATGAAGATATGGTTATAATTGAAAAAGCTGCGGAGGAATGCGCTCCTTATAACACTACAAAATTCATTGGTTTAACACCGTTTGTGGATAAACTGATGGATGAGTTAAATAGATATATAAGGTATTATTATTCAATGTATAGTGCAAATGTTATTAATAAGATATTTATTTATGGAGATATTCCTCATAGAAATATCGGTGTTTTTTTGGCAAGTAATTTGGGTATTGAAACAGAGATAATTGAACATATCCCATGTATCAAGCTAAATGCAAAGCTAGATACTCCGTACATAGTAGAAAAATATTTTATTTGCCTTTTATCTCTTCTAAACAATAAAACTAATATGTGGCTTTCATATGATAGCAGCTCAGATTTTAGACCAAATTACAAATTTTTTGCTGCAGCCATTTCGGCAGCATCGCTGGCTGCAATTTTGGCAGCTATTACATGGAAAAATTATAATGCTATGCTTGAAACAAACATACAGGGCATGAAGCTTTACATTTATGATGAAGAAAAGGCTGAAATAAATACAGGGATAGAAGATCTAAAGAAAGAAATCGGCTTAAGGGAGGCCTATATTGAAAAAGTCTCCAAACTTAAAGGTGTGATTAGAAATGAAAATACCGTTAATTCAATTATTATCAGTGAATTTTTTGAATCTGTTCCTAATAATACTAGGCTGGTTTCCATGTCCGTAAATAGAAATAGTACGCAGATTAGTTGCGTTTCGAAAACTATTGGCGAAGTAACTTTGTTTATACAAAATCTCAGACAACTTGATTTTATAGAGGATATATATTTTTCAGGTATTGATGTTAAAAATGAAGAAGGAAGCTACTCATTTTCTGTTATGTGTAGATTAAAGGATCTAGATAAAAATGAAAAGTAA
- a CDS encoding prepilin-type N-terminal cleavage/methylation domain-containing protein, whose amino-acid sequence MKNYGFTLFEVITVLSLIGIILAFCVPHIAADFGYMDKMSGEFLSDVRFIQMEAMKRPVPQYSLLVDSDNGKYYLRKSSSDIKVVSFKNRYSISYTGRGVLYFTIEGIPVHPGTFTIVDKKTNDSKSVTIVPATGRTIILE is encoded by the coding sequence GTGAAAAATTATGGCTTTACTCTTTTCGAAGTAATTACAGTGCTTTCTCTGATTGGCATTATTCTGGCGTTTTGTGTTCCGCATATAGCTGCAGATTTTGGTTATATGGACAAAATGTCGGGGGAATTTTTGTCTGATGTTCGTTTCATTCAAATGGAAGCAATGAAGCGCCCTGTTCCGCAATATAGTTTGCTGGTGGATTCTGATAATGGAAAATATTATTTAAGGAAGAGTTCTTCGGATATTAAGGTTGTTTCATTTAAAAACAGATATTCGATTAGCTATACCGGAAGAGGTGTTTTGTATTTTACAATAGAGGGAATACCTGTTCATCCCGGCACTTTTACAATAGTGGATAAAAAAACTAACGATTCGAAAAGTGTTACCATTGTTCCCGCTACGGGAAGAACGATTATACTGGAATAA
- a CDS encoding vWA domain-containing protein, which produces MKKIFLKVFFLLAAMIIIAPALLNFEAEAGTSDKEYDTYSNIWVLRTNKERNSNGNYKLLIKTYIKNNEGEYVESQYVEETVISYSSQPGDSSLTLESSYNLNRIELWKGSSKEIDTSTTSSLNTLNIQLLSSTTKTLKIFVEEKHNDLGYVNTNTSGGDIEFNKTVEPVNGKPNEFDLKFSVQGEAITKGKDADIILVLDKSGSMEDNISGRESKADVLEEAANRFIDAVLATNQSGNNRVAIVTYSDEAQIKQAFTTDKTAAKNAYKNFEDMVSGGTNSEAGFIKARELFGTSFRMGAERYVIYMTDGVPTQYYNINGEVDGKGNSYDINAKDAAISEANLLKNYGGSGVKIYTVGFASTNTSDMQALLNPSENTYQEAYYHATTANDLTNIYDIIADTIIDTIATNSVITDILPESFEFVQESLPEGVTVSEEGVMSCELGSITASESLKTVRIRYVGENYGIKYANEDAQIEYKHVLTPNVITEEKFENPLAIVAPNIAEYVYYTTEGESIVITPPDLIFANDAGSDYQISDLKIKVDEKPVKPNSTATANSDNTEITYVPQPHDYAEDKFSYIVYFTISSNTDPKNIIEGTSQIIEKKVNVIVNPKPDVKLTINYYETLDDKNRALSINGATSINKYLPNNGFIDEIAPSLTGYNLIDISYEGIINPLKVGRRLTGQAGSNNVTINFYYERDSSIVFDNILQKNSMYAQNELKPIGNSLQPFEVVMGIKYRFGFKFQNGQNVDKISVSFTGDADDFILSDFMLYDQEDNLVGGPFNDFNSLDSLTSANNIYTLTYNVKPVASNSVLNVLIDNVVKQNDNVVQQLEINSIKTFELE; this is translated from the coding sequence ATGAAAAAAATATTTTTAAAAGTATTCTTCTTGCTGGCAGCAATGATTATAATAGCTCCGGCACTGCTTAATTTTGAGGCCGAGGCCGGAACATCAGACAAAGAATACGATACGTATTCAAACATTTGGGTGCTTAGAACAAATAAAGAAAGAAATTCAAATGGCAATTATAAATTACTAATAAAAACATATATAAAAAATAACGAAGGCGAGTATGTAGAAAGTCAATATGTTGAAGAAACAGTAATTTCTTACAGCAGTCAGCCTGGAGATTCCTCACTTACGTTAGAAAGCAGCTATAATTTGAATCGTATTGAGTTATGGAAAGGAAGCAGCAAGGAGATTGATACAAGCACTACTTCCAGTCTTAACACTCTTAATATTCAACTGCTGAGCAGTACAACAAAGACATTGAAAATATTTGTAGAAGAAAAACATAACGATTTAGGTTATGTTAATACAAATACGAGCGGCGGTGATATTGAGTTTAATAAAACAGTTGAACCTGTAAATGGTAAGCCAAATGAATTTGATTTGAAATTCTCTGTACAAGGTGAGGCTATTACAAAAGGTAAAGATGCCGATATAATACTTGTGCTGGATAAATCAGGAAGTATGGAGGATAATATTAGTGGCAGGGAATCAAAAGCAGATGTTCTCGAGGAAGCGGCGAACAGATTTATAGATGCGGTTCTTGCAACTAACCAATCGGGTAACAACAGAGTTGCAATAGTTACATATTCTGATGAAGCGCAGATTAAGCAGGCATTTACAACTGATAAAACTGCTGCCAAGAATGCGTATAAGAACTTTGAAGATATGGTTAGCGGAGGAACGAATAGTGAGGCCGGCTTCATAAAGGCAAGAGAATTATTTGGTACATCTTTCAGAATGGGAGCCGAAAGGTATGTTATATATATGACCGATGGTGTGCCAACTCAGTATTACAATATAAACGGTGAAGTTGATGGCAAGGGTAATTCATATGATATAAATGCCAAAGATGCAGCCATTTCTGAAGCAAATTTATTAAAGAACTATGGTGGAAGTGGAGTTAAAATATATACTGTTGGATTTGCTTCAACCAATACATCTGACATGCAGGCGTTGTTAAACCCGTCAGAAAATACTTACCAAGAGGCTTACTATCATGCGACAACTGCAAATGATTTAACTAACATATATGATATAATCGCAGATACTATAATTGACACTATAGCTACTAATTCAGTTATTACTGATATATTGCCGGAAAGTTTTGAATTTGTACAAGAATCTTTACCAGAAGGGGTAACGGTGTCTGAAGAAGGTGTTATGTCATGTGAACTTGGATCAATAACTGCATCAGAATCATTGAAAACAGTCAGAATTAGGTATGTAGGTGAAAACTATGGAATTAAGTATGCAAATGAAGATGCTCAAATTGAATATAAACATGTTTTAACTCCAAATGTGATTACAGAAGAAAAATTTGAAAATCCGCTTGCCATAGTTGCTCCAAATATAGCTGAATATGTTTATTATACAACCGAAGGAGAAAGCATTGTTATTACTCCGCCGGACTTGATATTTGCAAATGATGCAGGATCTGATTATCAAATAAGTGATTTAAAAATTAAAGTTGATGAAAAACCAGTTAAGCCTAACAGCACTGCAACAGCTAATTCTGATAATACTGAAATTACTTATGTTCCGCAACCTCATGATTATGCTGAAGACAAATTTAGCTATATTGTATATTTTACAATAAGCAGTAACACTGATCCAAAAAATATAATTGAGGGTACTTCTCAGATAATCGAAAAAAAGGTTAATGTGATTGTCAATCCTAAACCAGATGTTAAACTAACGATAAATTACTACGAAACCCTTGACGACAAGAATAGAGCATTATCGATAAACGGAGCTACATCAATTAATAAATATTTACCGAATAATGGTTTTATTGATGAAATTGCTCCATCATTAACCGGGTATAATTTGATTGATATTAGCTATGAAGGCATTATAAATCCGCTCAAAGTAGGGAGAAGACTGACTGGGCAGGCAGGAAGCAACAACGTAACTATCAATTTTTATTATGAAAGAGACAGCAGCATAGTTTTTGATAATATATTACAAAAAAACTCAATGTACGCACAAAACGAATTAAAGCCTATAGGTAACAGTTTACAGCCTTTTGAGGTTGTTATGGGGATAAAATATAGATTTGGATTTAAGTTTCAGAACGGACAGAATGTAGATAAAATCAGTGTATCATTTACAGGAGATGCAGATGACTTTATATTGTCAGACTTCATGCTGTATGATCAAGAAGACAACTTAGTCGGAGGGCCGTTTAATGACTTTAATAGCCTTGATTCTTTGACAAGCGCAAATAATATTTATACTTTAACCTATAATGTGAAGCCGGTTGCGTCAAATTCTGTTCTAAATGTTTTGATTGATAATGTTGTTAAGCAAAATGATAATGTAGTTCAGCAATTAGAGATTAATTCAATTAAGACGTTTGAATTGGAATAA
- a CDS encoding C-GCAxxG-C-C family protein, translated as MKKTVDKLNKLELAYPEEQRPFYHNNCAEIIMMAANERYKLELDEKIIKAVCPFGGGLQSEKTCGALLGAVAALGVMFTEDKPSTNDTMKEVIKSFVQDFEKEFGSLECTCIKAHHRSETEGCYPVKIKTAELFDELVRKFEE; from the coding sequence ATGAAGAAAACAGTAGACAAATTAAATAAGCTTGAGCTTGCTTATCCCGAGGAACAAAGACCATTTTATCATAATAATTGTGCTGAAATTATTATGATGGCTGCAAATGAAAGGTACAAGCTGGAGCTTGATGAGAAAATTATAAAGGCCGTATGTCCATTTGGCGGAGGGTTGCAGTCAGAGAAGACTTGCGGAGCACTTTTGGGAGCTGTTGCTGCACTGGGAGTTATGTTTACAGAAGATAAACCATCAACGAACGATACAATGAAAGAAGTAATTAAGTCTTTTGTTCAGGATTTTGAAAAAGAATTTGGTTCCCTGGAATGCACATGCATAAAGGCTCACCACAGAAGTGAAACTGAAGGTTGCTATCCGGTAAAGATAAAAACTGCAGAACTATTTGATGAATTAGTAAGAAAATTTGAAGAATGA
- a CDS encoding PilW family protein, protein MLGYNRGYTLIELLISMGIMFVVIILAMALFNANVSNFEIISNESELQFQSQYILNFISTRIMESVKIELIRIEGAASVINSKREFSISKMALLYNDQLNLCYIFVVKNNRIYYGNGNSHDAATVELGRYITEMKAAPYPQGKTFAEARALRITIRLRKGNQSYEADQIIYMRNS, encoded by the coding sequence ATGCTTGGATATAACAGAGGATATACATTAATAGAGCTATTGATATCTATGGGTATTATGTTTGTGGTCATTATTCTTGCTATGGCTCTGTTTAATGCTAACGTAAGTAATTTCGAGATAATCTCAAATGAATCTGAGCTTCAATTTCAATCACAGTATATATTAAATTTTATTTCCACAAGGATAATGGAGTCAGTAAAAATTGAACTTATTCGAATAGAAGGGGCTGCAAGCGTAATTAATTCAAAGAGAGAATTTAGTATTTCAAAAATGGCGTTGTTATATAACGATCAATTGAATTTATGTTATATCTTTGTGGTGAAAAATAATAGAATATATTATGGCAATGGAAACTCGCATGATGCAGCAACTGTTGAGCTGGGTAGATATATAACAGAGATGAAAGCTGCTCCGTATCCCCAAGGAAAGACATTCGCAGAGGCTAGAGCGTTAAGAATAACTATAAGGCTGAGAAAAGGTAATCAGTCGTATGAAGCAGACCAGATTATTTATATGAGAAATAGCTAG
- a CDS encoding CD1247 N-terminal domain-containing protein, producing MDFLYEKISYLRGLADGLDVKADTKEGKLFNAMMDVVEEIADAMSDIVEEQDEVNEYLDLLDEDLSTVEEELFGDLEIGEEDDDYQDYDDDYDFDFDDEYDDYDDFESMDTTEKED from the coding sequence ATGGATTTTTTGTATGAAAAGATTTCTTATTTAAGAGGGTTGGCTGATGGATTGGATGTTAAGGCTGACACAAAGGAAGGCAAATTATTCAATGCTATGATGGATGTAGTTGAAGAAATTGCCGATGCAATGAGTGACATAGTTGAAGAACAAGATGAAGTTAACGAGTACTTAGATTTATTGGATGAAGATTTATCAACTGTAGAAGAAGAATTGTTCGGTGACCTTGAAATCGGAGAAGAAGATGACGATTATCAAGACTACGATGATGACTATGATTTTGATTTTGATGATGAATATGATGATTACGATGACTTTGAAAGTATGGACACAACAGAAAAAGAAGATTAA
- a CDS encoding ATP-dependent helicase, whose product MDYFDFLNTINGVKLNNQQIEAVSFDRGNALVLSTAGSGKTTVAIARAGKLLYENRCHKKILTITFSKMAANDMKERFQDFFGGRYKSRTEFSTIHAFSYKIVRSFYKRKGIDFDLLTNNYQVLGEILKHHYSKSYFNFVNDEEIENLASTISYVDNMMINPAEHKDYGIEIKGFDKIYEAYKTYKSKKALIDFDDMLLYAYKIILNSEYFREYIKNTFQYIQIDEMQDTSKIQHEIIKLISNNNLFMVGDDDQAIYSFRGSYPDFMLNFKDMYKDGQIFYLDKNYRSDKNIVEGASNFIEKNKGRYRKTIDTNNERINEINIIKVSSRAEQAKLIADELSEMKSESVGILYRYNMSSMTLAINFNESKTDFYIKEDRTKFFSSPVLHDIIAFLKLSLNPKDRESFARIYYKSYTYFTKGMCKIVMESDRDDLTVFDILDNYKYFDYYVYDKISQFKNDINYINKLRPDDAVRFIKLDLEYIKYIERMQDEGRNNMANSLHIIEILEEIGSYCSNIKEFTEKIYNLQSVIKEASENEGSNVTLSTIHSAKGLEYDIVYIIDNIEGEFPSEKRSMPVEEYEKMLEEERRVFYVAMTRAKKKLNILVPGKPSLFVNELIKCNKKNYT is encoded by the coding sequence ATGGATTACTTTGATTTTTTGAATACTATTAACGGAGTAAAATTAAACAATCAGCAGATTGAGGCTGTATCCTTTGACAGAGGCAATGCTCTGGTTCTTTCAACTGCAGGATCAGGAAAGACGACTGTTGCTATTGCCAGAGCTGGGAAACTGCTTTATGAAAACAGATGTCACAAAAAAATTCTTACCATAACATTTTCAAAGATGGCCGCTAATGACATGAAAGAAAGGTTTCAGGATTTTTTTGGAGGTAGATATAAATCAAGAACCGAATTTTCAACAATTCATGCCTTTTCTTATAAAATTGTGAGAAGTTTTTATAAAAGAAAGGGCATTGATTTTGATTTGTTGACAAATAATTACCAAGTACTGGGAGAAATCCTGAAGCATCATTATTCAAAATCCTATTTTAACTTTGTCAACGATGAAGAAATAGAAAATCTTGCATCAACAATAAGTTATGTGGATAACATGATGATTAATCCTGCTGAGCACAAGGATTATGGAATAGAAATAAAAGGTTTTGATAAAATTTACGAAGCGTACAAAACATATAAATCCAAAAAGGCGTTGATTGATTTTGATGACATGCTGCTGTATGCGTACAAGATTATTTTGAACTCTGAATATTTCAGAGAATATATAAAAAATACATTTCAGTATATTCAGATAGATGAAATGCAGGATACTTCCAAAATTCAGCACGAAATCATAAAATTGATTTCAAATAACAACCTATTTATGGTTGGTGATGACGACCAGGCAATATATTCATTCAGAGGAAGTTATCCTGATTTTATGCTTAATTTCAAAGACATGTACAAGGATGGTCAAATATTTTATCTGGATAAAAATTACAGATCGGATAAAAACATAGTTGAAGGAGCCAGCAACTTTATTGAAAAAAACAAAGGAAGATACAGGAAGACTATAGATACCAACAACGAGAGAATAAATGAAATAAATATTATAAAAGTAAGTTCGAGAGCAGAACAGGCTAAGCTTATAGCAGATGAGTTGTCGGAGATGAAAAGCGAGTCAGTGGGAATACTGTATAGATACAATATGTCATCAATGACTCTTGCTATTAATTTTAATGAAAGTAAAACGGACTTTTATATAAAAGAAGACAGAACTAAATTTTTTAGCAGCCCTGTGCTGCATGATATCATTGCATTTTTGAAACTGTCACTTAATCCCAAGGACAGAGAGTCCTTTGCAAGAATTTACTATAAGAGTTATACATATTTTACAAAAGGTATGTGCAAAATTGTTATGGAAAGTGACAGAGACGATCTTACTGTGTTTGATATTTTAGATAATTACAAGTACTTTGATTATTATGTATACGATAAAATTAGTCAATTTAAAAATGATATTAACTATATAAATAAATTAAGGCCGGATGATGCTGTAAGGTTTATTAAGCTGGATCTAGAATACATCAAATATATTGAAAGAATGCAGGATGAAGGTAGAAACAATATGGCAAATTCACTGCACATAATAGAAATACTCGAAGAAATAGGCTCGTACTGTTCAAACATCAAAGAATTTACAGAAAAAATCTATAATTTACAGAGCGTAATAAAAGAGGCTTCGGAAAATGAAGGCTCGAACGTTACATTGTCAACAATCCACAGTGCAAAAGGGCTGGAATATGATATCGTATATATAATTGACAATATTGAAGGAGAATTTCCTTCCGAAAAACGCAGTATGCCGGTTGAAGAATATGAAAAGATGCTGGAGGAGGAACGGCGTGTATTTTATGTTGCAATGACAAGAGCTAAAAAGAAATTAAATATTCTTGTGCCGGGAAAACCGTCCTTGTTTGTAAATGAATTAATAAAATGTAATAAGAAAAATTATACCTAA
- a CDS encoding PilW family protein, translating into MINKKGFTLIEIIMVLALAGIVMSVVMSFFIANYKSYETINAESEVQYQSQYIINYMTNKILEAKSYDESANEFEYVDGSFASFEKYDEKIKYTYGTTTDKESVYIGNYVDNLKIETNGTNEVRITLVLLKNGSVPYPAEQVVYMRNSQN; encoded by the coding sequence ATGATAAATAAAAAAGGGTTTACATTAATTGAAATAATAATGGTACTTGCTTTGGCAGGAATAGTTATGTCTGTTGTTATGTCATTTTTTATAGCAAACTACAAAAGTTATGAAACCATAAATGCTGAGTCTGAGGTGCAATATCAAAGCCAGTATATTATTAACTATATGACAAATAAAATTTTGGAAGCAAAATCATATGACGAGTCAGCTAATGAGTTTGAGTATGTTGACGGAAGCTTTGCTTCTTTTGAGAAATATGATGAAAAGATAAAATATACATACGGGACTACTACTGATAAGGAATCCGTTTATATAGGTAATTATGTAGATAATTTGAAAATTGAAACAAACGGTACGAATGAAGTGAGAATTACACTTGTGTTATTAAAAAATGGAAGCGTGCCATATCCTGCCGAACAGGTTGTGTATATGAGAAACTCACAAAATTAG
- a CDS encoding type II secretion system protein: MKRKLSTKGLTLIEIIITLAILGAVVTPLMSMFITSQRINRESETKYKAIQLAQKYMEDIKSENILDLTFSGYSGEDGNYSKTISDDDGYRLEINLKENDVVELDGDITAVKIPGDEDYDLIVNIDSGTETEINTIKNDESIKVILSVDNGKIKVSNSYSGVKLYLFKAEDSFRYTISGSATLIEVQEDMEMPDNILYYITIKVFDGSRLIETVKGSKVFNSIITD; the protein is encoded by the coding sequence ATGAAAAGAAAATTAAGTACTAAAGGATTGACGCTAATTGAAATTATAATTACTCTAGCTATATTGGGAGCTGTTGTTACACCGTTAATGTCAATGTTTATAACCTCTCAAAGGATAAACCGTGAAAGCGAGACAAAATATAAGGCGATTCAGCTTGCTCAAAAATACATGGAAGATATTAAGTCTGAAAATATTTTGGATCTTACATTTAGCGGTTATTCTGGTGAAGACGGTAACTATTCTAAGACTATAAGCGACGATGATGGGTATAGACTTGAAATAAACCTGAAAGAAAATGACGTAGTAGAACTGGATGGTGATATAACTGCAGTGAAAATTCCTGGAGATGAGGACTATGATTTGATTGTAAATATTGATTCAGGTACTGAAACAGAGATTAATACTATAAAGAATGATGAAAGTATAAAAGTGATTCTCTCTGTTGATAATGGTAAGATTAAGGTAAGCAACTCTTATTCTGGAGTTAAGCTATATTTGTTTAAGGCCGAGGATAGCTTTAGATATACAATATCGGGCAGTGCTACTTTAATTGAAGTTCAGGAAGATATGGAAATGCCGGACAATATATTATACTACATAACAATAAAGGTATTCGATGGTAGCAGGCTTATTGAAACAGTTAAAGGTTCAAAAGTTTTTAACAGCATCATAACAGATTAG